One part of the Nocardioides zeae genome encodes these proteins:
- a CDS encoding MCE family protein gives MRRGLAARAVGVALGAALTAGGLTGCGILDDGIYEAPLPGGADVGDDPVTLTVEFTDVLDLVPQSAVKVDEVAVGRVTAVRLADDGLGAEVDLLVNGDVALPVGTTARLQQTSLLGEKYVALVRPAGSSGSSGGSGSSGARLVSGDTIERADSDEAAQVEQVLGALSMVLNGGGIAQFQEISTELQAISGDDPERVRTFIQQLGGFVSQLDARKESITAAIDSLADLSTTLEADEERITTALDGLHPGLAALEEQRPQLVAMLEALDSLSDVAVDTLDAAQDDIVADLQTLAPVLEQLAAAGQDLPDALGLLLTYPFPDAVTGAIRGDYLNVFVTTAFASVPEDCDAMGCAWPQPSLEPPAPDGGAAGRPYLLPPTSSATPGLPSPTVTVPTPDATTAPPSGSPSGSPSASPSASPSASPSAPTTGPTGSPTAPSTTGPTGVPTSPDREPTGGPAPTTAPTTPRSEP, from the coding sequence ATGAGGCGCGGTCTCGCGGCCCGGGCCGTCGGCGTCGCGCTCGGCGCGGCGCTGACCGCCGGTGGGCTCACCGGCTGCGGCATCCTCGACGACGGGATCTACGAGGCCCCGCTGCCGGGTGGCGCCGACGTGGGCGACGACCCCGTCACCCTCACCGTCGAGTTCACCGACGTGCTCGACCTCGTGCCGCAGTCGGCCGTGAAGGTCGACGAGGTGGCCGTCGGCCGCGTCACCGCGGTCCGGCTCGCCGACGACGGCCTCGGCGCCGAGGTCGACCTGCTCGTCAACGGCGACGTCGCGCTCCCCGTCGGCACGACCGCGCGGCTCCAGCAGACGTCGCTGCTCGGCGAGAAGTACGTCGCGCTCGTGCGCCCGGCGGGCTCCTCGGGCTCGTCGGGTGGCTCGGGCTCGTCGGGTGCACGGCTCGTCTCCGGCGACACCATCGAGCGGGCCGACAGCGACGAGGCGGCGCAGGTCGAGCAGGTGCTCGGCGCGCTGTCGATGGTGCTGAACGGCGGCGGGATCGCCCAGTTCCAGGAGATCTCGACGGAGCTGCAGGCGATCTCGGGCGACGACCCCGAGCGCGTGCGCACCTTCATCCAGCAGCTGGGCGGCTTCGTCAGCCAGCTCGACGCCCGCAAGGAGTCCATCACCGCGGCCATCGACTCGCTCGCCGACCTGTCGACGACCCTCGAGGCCGACGAGGAGCGCATCACCACCGCGCTCGACGGCCTCCACCCCGGTCTCGCCGCATTGGAGGAGCAGCGTCCCCAGCTCGTCGCGATGCTGGAGGCGCTCGACAGCCTCTCCGACGTCGCGGTGGACACCCTCGACGCCGCCCAGGACGACATCGTCGCCGACCTCCAGACGCTCGCGCCCGTGCTCGAGCAGCTGGCCGCCGCCGGCCAGGACCTCCCCGACGCGCTGGGCCTGCTGCTGACCTACCCGTTCCCGGACGCGGTGACGGGCGCGATCCGGGGCGACTACCTCAACGTCTTCGTCACCACCGCGTTCGCGAGCGTGCCCGAGGACTGCGACGCCATGGGCTGCGCCTGGCCGCAGCCGTCGCTGGAGCCCCCGGCACCGGACGGCGGCGCGGCGGGACGCCCCTACCTGCTGCCCCCGACGAGCTCGGCCACCCCCGGGCTGCCGTCGCCGACCGTGACCGTGCCGACCCCGGACGCCACGACCGCTCCGCCGTCGGGCTCCCCCTCCGGCTCGCCGTCGGCCTCCCCGTCGGCATCGCCGTCGGCCTCCCCCTCGGCTCCCACGACCGGGCCCACGGGCTCGCCGACGGCGCCCTCGACGACCGGGCCCACCGGCGTACCCACCTCGCCGGACCGCGAGCCCACCGGCGGACCGGCGCCGACGACCGCCCCCACGACGCCGAGGAGCGAGCCGTGA
- a CDS encoding MlaD family protein, with protein MITTAVKVKVVAFLVLGLLATGYLLRTYVGVDPLRDDTRVTVELSDASGLFEGSEVTYRGVSIGTVDELEVTDTGTDVQVVLDADAPPVPADVDVTVANRSAIGEQYLDLVPREAGDDDRAVLADGDRVVATDATVPPAFDAVLRSGRDFVASVPEDALRTVVDETYLAARGVSPDVAQLVETSLAWAQTADANFLVTTRLIESSATVLDRQLASADAIRSFSGDLELLAATLRDSDGDLRALIGATPPAALQLRDLVAEVGRPLGLLLTNLVTPAQVFGVNSAGVEDLMIRLPDAVSAGWAVTSTGSLNLSLVPNFANPLPCTTGYEGTPRRAGDATGGGAFDTDAGCTLTSGPSNVRGPGAVPSNLDDLAVPVDPGTARPTGGAPVVIRDATSLEDLMGGIG; from the coding sequence GTGATCACCACCGCCGTGAAGGTCAAGGTCGTCGCCTTCCTCGTGCTGGGGCTGCTGGCGACGGGCTACCTGCTGCGCACCTACGTCGGGGTCGACCCGCTCCGCGACGACACCCGGGTGACCGTCGAGCTCAGCGACGCCTCCGGGCTCTTCGAGGGCAGCGAGGTGACCTACCGCGGCGTGTCGATCGGGACGGTCGACGAGCTCGAGGTGACGGACACGGGCACCGACGTGCAGGTCGTGCTCGACGCCGACGCGCCGCCCGTGCCCGCCGACGTCGACGTCACGGTGGCGAACCGGTCGGCGATCGGCGAGCAGTACCTCGACCTCGTGCCTCGCGAGGCCGGGGACGACGACCGCGCCGTGCTGGCCGACGGCGACCGCGTGGTCGCGACGGACGCCACGGTGCCGCCCGCCTTCGACGCCGTCCTGCGCTCGGGGCGCGACTTCGTGGCCTCCGTGCCGGAGGACGCGCTGCGGACCGTCGTGGACGAGACCTACCTGGCGGCCCGCGGCGTGTCGCCCGACGTCGCCCAGCTCGTGGAGACGTCGCTCGCCTGGGCGCAGACCGCCGACGCGAACTTCCTCGTCACGACGCGGCTCATCGAGAGCTCGGCGACCGTGCTGGACCGCCAGCTCGCCTCCGCGGACGCGATCCGGTCGTTCAGCGGGGACCTCGAGCTGCTGGCCGCGACCCTGCGCGACTCCGACGGCGACCTGCGCGCCCTCATCGGGGCGACCCCGCCCGCCGCCCTCCAGCTGCGGGACCTCGTCGCCGAGGTCGGTCGTCCGCTCGGCCTGCTGCTCACCAACCTGGTGACACCGGCCCAGGTGTTCGGCGTCAACAGCGCCGGTGTCGAGGACCTGATGATCCGCCTGCCCGACGCCGTGAGCGCCGGCTGGGCCGTCACGAGCACCGGCAGCCTGAACCTGTCGCTCGTGCCCAACTTCGCGAACCCGCTGCCCTGCACGACGGGGTACGAGGGCACGCCCCGCCGCGCCGGAGACGCCACCGGGGGCGGCGCGTTCGACACGGACGCCGGCTGCACGCTCACCAGCGGGCCGTCGAACGTGCGCGGCCCCGGTGCCGTGCCCAGCAACCTGGACGACCTCGCCGTGCCGGTGGACCCCGGTACGGCGCGCCCCACCGGGGGCGCACCCGTCGTGATCCGCGACGCCACCAGCCTGGAGGACCTCATGGGAGGAATCGGATGA
- a CDS encoding IS30 family transposase, with the protein MRLRKGRHGGVVGAHPPPLDGDWVDEHGRLSQAGRALIQIRRSEGRCPARIAAELGVHRSTVGRELARNTRLGRYHAAAAQVMTEQRRPRPRPSKLAVRADTGVDAGVDAGVDGGAGEVLRAAVLVRLNNRFSPVQVSQDLRRCYPGRDDMQVSHETIYQALYVQGKGSLREELKVEKALRSGRTSRRPRSALPPRSNRSWIGAEAHISHRPPEAADRAVPGHWEGDLVIGAGGRSALITLVERSTRYALIRRLPLTHDATTVAAALVTMMTNLPESLRRSLTWDQGSEMAAHTTFTLATGCPVYFADPHSPWQRGTNENTNGLVRDIHPKGTDFNHVSDADITETERLLNIRPRQTLNWDTPADRLQQLLNVAPTT; encoded by the coding sequence ATGCGACTGCGCAAGGGCCGCCACGGCGGTGTTGTCGGTGCCCATCCACCCCCGCTGGACGGTGACTGGGTCGATGAGCACGGCCGGTTGAGCCAGGCCGGGCGGGCCTTGATCCAGATCCGTCGCAGCGAGGGACGGTGTCCAGCACGGATCGCTGCCGAGCTCGGGGTGCACCGCAGCACGGTGGGACGCGAACTGGCCCGCAACACCCGCCTGGGTCGCTACCACGCTGCTGCAGCGCAGGTGATGACCGAGCAGCGCCGGCCCCGGCCCCGCCCGTCCAAGCTCGCAGTTCGTGCAGACACCGGCGTGGATGCGGGTGTGGATGCGGGTGTGGATGGGGGTGCCGGTGAGGTGCTGCGCGCAGCGGTGCTGGTCCGGTTGAACAACCGGTTCTCACCCGTGCAGGTCAGCCAGGATCTGCGGCGGTGCTATCCGGGGCGCGACGATATGCAGGTGAGCCACGAGACGATCTACCAAGCGCTCTACGTGCAGGGCAAGGGATCGCTGCGTGAGGAGCTGAAGGTCGAGAAAGCGTTGCGCAGCGGCCGCACCAGCCGTCGGCCCCGCTCGGCGCTGCCCCCACGGTCCAACCGGTCCTGGATCGGTGCCGAGGCCCACATCAGCCACCGCCCACCCGAAGCCGCCGACCGCGCCGTACCCGGGCACTGGGAGGGCGACCTCGTCATCGGCGCCGGCGGGCGTTCGGCGTTGATCACCCTGGTCGAACGCTCGACCCGCTACGCCCTGATCCGACGGCTGCCGCTGACCCACGACGCCACCACCGTCGCAGCTGCCCTGGTCACGATGATGACCAACCTGCCCGAGTCGTTGCGCCGCTCGCTGACCTGGGACCAGGGCAGCGAGATGGCCGCGCACACCACCTTCACCCTGGCCACCGGATGCCCCGTCTACTTCGCCGACCCCCACAGCCCCTGGCAACGCGGCACCAACGAGAACACCAACGGACTCGTGCGCGACATCCACCCCAAGGGCACCGACTTCAACCACGTCAGCGACGCCGACATCACCGAGACCGAACGCCTCCTCAACATCCGCCCCCGCCAAACCCTCAACTGGGACACCCCCGCCGATAGGCTCCAACAACTACTCAACGTTGCACCGACCACCTGA
- the hrpA gene encoding ATP-dependent RNA helicase HrpA: MVGAVRIDYPPQLPVSARRDDIAAAIRDHQVVIVAGETGSGKTTQLPKICLELGRGQVTEHTGRDGKVRRRGGLIGHTQPRRIAARSVAERIAEETATELGDLVGYQVRFTDRTSRSSRVKLMTDGILLAELQRDRDLRRYDTIIIDEAHERSLNIDFLLGYLKRLLPRRPDLKLVITSATIDPERFAAHFSDRHGKPAPIIEVSGRTFPVEVRYRPLIELPEEDEDGEAVVRDQTEAIVDAVQELSGEGPGDVLVFLPGEREIRDTAEALGDLAKVQGPRGIDVLPLYSRLSSAEQHRVFSPTGSRRRIVLATNVAETSLTVPGIRYVVDSGVARISRYSARTKVQRLPIEPISQASANQRSGRCGRVAEGIAIRLYSEEDFESRPEFTDPEILRTNLASVILQMTSLGLGDIGRFPFVEPPDKRNITAGTQLLEELGALGEGRLTDVGRRLARLPIDPRLARMILEAEQRGCVREVIVIAAALSLQDPRERPAEQQAQADQAHARFKHESGDFLTWLQLWRHLKQQQRDLSGSAFRRMCKAEFLNYVRVREWQDFESQLRQVCKEMGVEIGQPADQPDADGIHQALLSGLLSQIGLLEERDKEASRPKGRRPGAREYLGARSTRFAIFPGSVLKGRNPQFVMAAELVETGRLWARQVAGIDPLWAERLGAHLVKRTYAEPRWSKKRGSAVANERVTLYGVPLAADRTVQLGRVDPELARELFLRHALVHGEWGAAETGRHRFLAENQRLLEEAEALEHRARRRDIVVDEHTLFDFYDARVPASVISAAHFDQWWKRERQKRPDLLVFDPSMLTHDTAAEIQAQDYPEEWRATGAGGGHLTFPISYHFEPGAADDGLTIDVPLASLNQLEPGDFSWNVPGLREELVTALIRSLPKHLRTSLVPAPDHARRFLAETPPGEEPLLDALERYARHASGAIVPREAWDWSKVAPHLRPTFRVVDPDGGEVARGKDLVTLAEPLRPSLEQAIADVAADAGQTVTGATTWVFGAIEPSFTQQRAGHEVRGFPTLDDEGASVALRVVGSKDEQEARHRLGVRRLLLLALAAEQPGLLKRVADALSTADKLGLVGSPYPSIPDLLEDCRTAVVTEAVDARPAVRDEQAFDALLAVVRTDLEARVRSVVADVVRALAAHRAVDKRLTGRAEIHLLDALTDLKEQLAGLVHVGFVAEAGPAQLRRYPTYLRAMEERHQRLVTGGVPAVQKDRQLMGQIVDLQGSWAHQVAALPPGRPPGKALRTVRWLLEEYRVSLWAQQLGTAVAVSDARIRKALAG; encoded by the coding sequence ATGGTCGGCGCTGTGCGCATCGACTACCCACCCCAGCTGCCGGTCTCGGCCCGCCGTGACGACATCGCGGCCGCGATCCGCGACCACCAGGTCGTCATCGTCGCCGGTGAGACCGGGTCGGGGAAGACCACCCAGCTGCCGAAGATCTGCCTCGAGCTGGGCCGCGGCCAGGTCACGGAGCACACGGGACGGGACGGGAAGGTACGCCGCCGGGGCGGCCTCATCGGCCACACCCAGCCCCGCCGGATCGCCGCCCGCTCGGTCGCGGAGCGCATCGCCGAGGAGACCGCGACCGAGCTGGGCGACCTCGTCGGCTACCAGGTGCGGTTCACGGACAGGACGTCGCGCAGCAGCCGGGTGAAGCTGATGACGGACGGCATCCTGCTCGCCGAGCTGCAGCGCGACCGCGACCTGCGCCGCTACGACACGATCATCATCGACGAGGCCCACGAGCGGAGCCTCAACATCGACTTCCTGCTCGGCTACCTCAAGCGGCTCCTGCCGCGGCGGCCCGACCTGAAGCTCGTCATCACGTCGGCGACGATCGACCCGGAGCGCTTCGCGGCGCACTTCAGCGACCGGCACGGGAAGCCGGCGCCGATCATCGAGGTCTCGGGCCGCACGTTCCCGGTGGAGGTCCGCTACCGCCCCCTCATCGAGCTGCCCGAGGAGGACGAGGACGGCGAGGCCGTCGTGCGCGACCAGACCGAGGCGATCGTCGACGCGGTGCAGGAGCTCTCCGGCGAGGGCCCCGGCGACGTGCTCGTGTTCCTGCCCGGCGAGCGCGAGATCCGCGACACCGCCGAGGCCCTCGGCGACCTGGCCAAGGTGCAGGGGCCGCGGGGCATCGACGTGCTCCCGCTCTACTCCCGCCTGTCCTCCGCCGAGCAGCATCGCGTGTTCTCGCCGACGGGCTCGCGGCGCCGCATCGTCCTCGCCACCAACGTCGCGGAGACGTCGCTGACGGTGCCGGGCATTCGGTACGTCGTCGACTCCGGCGTCGCCCGCATCTCGCGCTACTCGGCCCGCACCAAGGTGCAGCGCCTGCCGATCGAGCCCATCAGCCAGGCGAGCGCCAACCAGCGCTCGGGCCGCTGCGGACGCGTCGCGGAGGGCATCGCGATCCGGCTCTACTCCGAGGAGGACTTCGAGAGCCGCCCGGAGTTCACCGACCCCGAGATCCTCCGCACCAACCTGGCGAGCGTCATCCTGCAGATGACGAGCCTCGGGCTCGGCGACATCGGGCGCTTCCCGTTCGTGGAGCCGCCGGACAAGCGCAACATCACCGCCGGCACGCAGCTGCTGGAGGAGCTCGGTGCCCTCGGGGAGGGCCGGCTCACCGACGTCGGCCGCCGGCTCGCCCGCCTGCCGATCGACCCCCGTCTCGCGCGGATGATCCTCGAGGCCGAGCAGCGCGGCTGCGTGCGCGAGGTCATCGTCATCGCCGCCGCGCTCAGCCTGCAGGACCCCCGCGAGCGCCCCGCCGAGCAGCAGGCGCAGGCGGACCAGGCCCACGCCCGGTTCAAGCACGAGTCGGGCGACTTCCTCACGTGGCTGCAGCTGTGGCGCCACCTCAAGCAGCAGCAGCGCGACCTCTCCGGCAGCGCGTTCCGCCGGATGTGCAAGGCGGAGTTCCTCAACTACGTGCGGGTGCGGGAGTGGCAGGACTTCGAGTCCCAGCTGCGCCAGGTCTGCAAGGAGATGGGCGTCGAGATCGGTCAGCCCGCCGACCAGCCCGACGCCGACGGGATCCACCAGGCGCTGCTGTCCGGCCTGCTCTCGCAGATCGGCCTGCTCGAGGAGCGCGACAAGGAGGCGTCGCGGCCGAAGGGGCGTCGTCCCGGCGCGCGGGAATACCTCGGCGCCCGCTCCACCCGCTTCGCCATCTTCCCCGGCAGCGTGCTCAAGGGCCGCAACCCGCAGTTCGTCATGGCCGCCGAGCTCGTCGAGACCGGGCGGCTCTGGGCGCGGCAGGTCGCCGGCATCGACCCGCTGTGGGCCGAGCGCCTCGGCGCGCACCTCGTGAAGCGCACCTACGCCGAGCCGCGCTGGTCGAAGAAGCGCGGCAGCGCGGTCGCGAACGAGCGGGTGACCCTGTACGGCGTGCCCCTGGCCGCCGACCGCACCGTGCAGCTCGGCCGGGTCGACCCCGAGCTCGCCCGCGAGCTGTTCCTCCGCCACGCGCTCGTGCACGGCGAGTGGGGCGCCGCCGAGACCGGCCGGCACCGGTTCCTCGCCGAGAACCAGCGGCTGCTCGAGGAGGCGGAGGCGCTCGAGCACCGGGCGCGCCGCCGCGACATCGTCGTCGACGAGCACACCCTCTTCGACTTCTACGACGCACGCGTGCCGGCGAGCGTCATCAGCGCCGCGCACTTCGACCAGTGGTGGAAGCGCGAGCGCCAGAAGCGCCCCGACCTCCTCGTCTTCGACCCGTCGATGCTCACCCACGACACGGCGGCCGAGATCCAGGCCCAGGACTACCCGGAGGAGTGGCGCGCCACCGGCGCGGGCGGCGGGCACCTGACCTTCCCCATCAGCTACCACTTCGAGCCCGGCGCGGCCGACGACGGGCTCACCATCGACGTACCGCTGGCGTCGCTCAACCAGCTCGAGCCCGGGGACTTCTCGTGGAACGTGCCCGGGCTGCGCGAGGAGCTCGTGACGGCGCTGATCCGGTCGCTGCCCAAGCACCTGCGGACGTCGCTCGTGCCGGCGCCCGACCACGCGCGGCGCTTCCTGGCGGAGACGCCGCCGGGGGAGGAGCCGCTGCTGGACGCGCTGGAGCGGTACGCCCGCCACGCGTCCGGCGCGATCGTGCCGCGGGAGGCGTGGGACTGGTCGAAGGTGGCGCCGCACCTGCGGCCGACGTTCCGGGTCGTCGACCCCGACGGCGGGGAGGTGGCGCGCGGCAAGGACCTGGTGACGCTGGCCGAGCCCCTGCGGCCGTCGTTGGAGCAGGCGATCGCCGACGTCGCCGCCGACGCCGGGCAGACGGTGACCGGCGCGACGACGTGGGTGTTCGGGGCGATCGAGCCGTCGTTCACGCAGCAGCGGGCCGGCCACGAGGTGCGGGGCTTCCCGACGCTCGACGACGAGGGCGCGAGCGTCGCGCTGCGGGTCGTCGGGTCGAAGGACGAGCAGGAGGCGCGACACCGGCTCGGCGTGCGGCGACTGCTCCTGCTGGCGCTCGCCGCCGAGCAGCCGGGCCTGCTCAAGCGGGTGGCCGACGCGTTGAGCACCGCGGACAAGCTGGGGCTGGTGGGCTCGCCGTACCCCTCCATCCCCGACCTGCTCGAGGACTGCCGCACCGCCGTCGTCACCGAAGCCGTCGACGCGCGGCCCGCGGTGCGGGACGAGCAGGCCTTCGACGCGCTGCTCGCGGTGGTCCGCACCGACCTGGAGGCGCGGGTGCGGAGCGTCGTCGCCGACGTCGTGCGGGCGCTGGCCGCGCACCGGGCGGTCGACAAGCGGCTCACCGGCCGGGCCGAGATCCACCTGCTCGACGCGCTCACGGACCTCAAGGAGCAGCTCGCGGGGCTCGTGCACGTCGGGTTCGTGGCCGAGGCCGGGCCGGCGCAGCTGCGGCGCTACCCGACCTACCTGCGGGCGATGGAGGAACGGCACCAGCGCCTCGTCACCGGCGGGGTGCCGGCGGTGCAGAAGGACCGCCAGCTCATGGGCCAGATCGTGGACCTGCAGGGCTCGTGGGCCCACCAGGTCGCGGCGCTCCCGCCCGGCCGCCCGCCGGGCAAGGCGCTGCGGACGGTGCGGTGGCTGCTGGAGGAGTACCGCGTCTCCCTCTGGGCCCAGCAGCTCGGCACCGCCGTCGCCGTCAGCGACGCCCGTATCCGCAAGGCGCTCGCCGGCTGA
- a CDS encoding response regulator transcription factor, giving the protein MELTRADGSPLRVLVVDDEVNLAELVAMALRYEGFETRMAHAGAKAVAAAKEFGPDVVVLDMMLPDFDGLEVLRRMRAGDPHVPVLFLTARDAVEDRVAGLTAGGDDYVTKPFSLEEVVARLRALLRRAGARAAERENVLSVGDLTLDEDSHEVRRDGTEIALTATEFELLRFLMRNPRRVLSKAQILDRVWNYDFGGQANVVELYISYLRKKVDAGRAPMIHTMRGAGYVLKPAD; this is encoded by the coding sequence ATGGAGCTCACCCGCGCCGACGGATCCCCCCTGCGCGTCCTCGTCGTCGACGACGAGGTCAACCTCGCCGAGCTGGTCGCGATGGCGCTGCGCTACGAGGGGTTCGAGACCCGGATGGCCCACGCGGGCGCCAAGGCGGTCGCGGCGGCGAAGGAGTTCGGGCCGGACGTCGTGGTGCTCGACATGATGCTGCCGGACTTCGACGGCCTCGAGGTGCTGCGCCGGATGCGCGCCGGCGACCCCCACGTCCCCGTGCTGTTCCTCACCGCGCGCGACGCGGTCGAGGACCGCGTGGCGGGCCTGACCGCGGGCGGGGACGACTACGTCACGAAGCCGTTCTCGCTCGAGGAGGTCGTCGCCCGGCTGCGCGCGCTGCTGCGCCGCGCGGGGGCGCGCGCGGCCGAGCGCGAGAACGTGCTGAGCGTCGGCGACCTGACGCTCGACGAGGACAGCCACGAGGTGCGGCGCGACGGCACCGAGATCGCGCTGACCGCCACGGAGTTCGAGCTGCTGCGGTTCCTCATGCGCAACCCGCGGCGGGTGCTGAGCAAGGCGCAGATCCTCGACCGCGTGTGGAACTACGACTTCGGCGGCCAGGCCAACGTCGTCGAGCTCTACATCTCCTACCTGCGCAAGAAGGTCGATGCCGGGCGCGCGCCGATGATCCACACCATGCGCGGCGCGGGCTACGTGCTGAAGCCGGCGGACTGA